In Fictibacillus halophilus, a single genomic region encodes these proteins:
- a CDS encoding heptaprenylglyceryl phosphate synthase: protein MFDYRKWKHVFKLDPDKEISDSDLEKICESGTDAVIVGGSSGVTLDNTLDLMSRIRRFAVPCVLEVSNIESLTPGFDFYYIPTVLNAKDANFITGLHTEALKEFGDIMNWDEILTEGYCILNPDCAAAKRSSADSDLSADDVVAYARLAEKMFKLPIFYLEYSGKYGDVEIVRQVKGALENTILYYGGGIHSAEQAREMAEFADTVVVGNVIYDDVNAAIETVEAVK, encoded by the coding sequence ATGTTTGATTATCGAAAATGGAAGCATGTGTTTAAGCTAGACCCTGATAAAGAGATCAGTGACAGTGACCTGGAAAAGATCTGTGAGAGCGGAACGGACGCTGTTATCGTCGGGGGATCCAGTGGCGTAACGCTTGATAATACGTTAGACCTTATGTCACGAATACGCAGATTTGCGGTTCCTTGTGTGCTTGAAGTATCTAATATCGAATCACTTACACCAGGATTCGATTTTTACTATATTCCTACCGTATTAAATGCAAAGGATGCTAACTTCATTACGGGGCTTCATACAGAAGCACTAAAAGAATTTGGCGACATCATGAACTGGGACGAGATTCTTACAGAAGGGTATTGCATCTTAAATCCAGATTGTGCGGCTGCAAAACGTTCGAGTGCCGACAGTGATCTCTCGGCAGATGATGTTGTAGCATATGCCCGCTTGGCCGAAAAAATGTTTAAGCTTCCGATCTTTTATTTGGAATACAGCGGCAAATACGGTGATGTCGAAATCGTTCGCCAAGTAAAGGGCGCACTTGAAAACACGATCCTCTATTATGGAGGCGGCATTCATTCGGCTGAACAAGCAAGAGAGATGGCAGAGTTTGCGGATACAGTTGTTGTCGGAAACGTTATTTACGACGATGTAAACGCGGCGATTGAAACGGTTGAAGCGGTTAAGTAA
- a CDS encoding GNAT family N-acetyltransferase — translation MLMWHIDDEIMLKQADVKESDNIYRLLEKSRHHLGPWISWVDYTQSSGEMRQFIKTVNKKMKDQTDVVLFIWYRGQVAGSVALYDIKWHNQSGMLGYWVGTGFEGHGIAQRAVKGMLMYAYYTLMLNRVELRAAVQNEKSIKLARRLGFQAEGVVRQAEWIRGNCRDQVQMSLMKNELH, via the coding sequence ATGCTTATGTGGCATATCGACGACGAAATCATGCTAAAGCAAGCAGACGTTAAAGAATCCGATAACATCTATAGATTGCTAGAGAAATCACGTCATCATCTTGGACCGTGGATCAGCTGGGTCGATTATACCCAATCTAGCGGTGAGATGCGGCAGTTCATAAAAACGGTGAACAAAAAGATGAAAGACCAGACAGATGTTGTTCTTTTTATTTGGTATCGCGGACAAGTAGCTGGCTCTGTTGCTTTATATGATATTAAGTGGCACAACCAGTCTGGTATGCTTGGTTATTGGGTGGGTACAGGATTCGAAGGTCATGGAATCGCACAGCGGGCAGTAAAAGGAATGCTTATGTACGCCTATTACACGTTGATGCTGAATCGCGTGGAGCTGCGTGCTGCGGTTCAAAACGAAAAAAGCATCAAGCTCGCCCGCCGACTAGGCTTCCAAGCGGAAGGCGTTGTCAGGCAGGCAGAATGGATTCGCGGAAACTGCCGCGACCAAGTCCAGATGAGCTTGATGAAGAATGAACTTCATTAA
- a CDS encoding NAD(P)H-dependent oxidoreductase: MKKTLVIIAHPNLQNSTVNKRWAEEIEKQDHVTVRKLYDLYPDGKINVEEEQRMLLQHDRIVLQFPFYWYSSPSLLKEWQDQVLAFGWAYGPGGDALHGKELVLAISTGGPDFSYKAGGYNHYTISELLRPFQATSNLIGTRYISPFVFHSAIRASEVALEQSAQEYVTHVLNPEI; encoded by the coding sequence ATGAAAAAGACACTCGTCATTATCGCACATCCGAATCTACAGAACTCTACAGTAAATAAAAGATGGGCTGAGGAAATAGAGAAACAGGACCATGTTACGGTTCGAAAACTTTACGATCTGTATCCGGACGGAAAAATCAACGTTGAAGAAGAACAGCGCATGTTGCTTCAACACGATCGCATCGTGTTACAATTTCCGTTCTACTGGTACAGCTCACCTTCACTTTTAAAAGAATGGCAAGATCAAGTACTAGCGTTCGGTTGGGCTTATGGTCCTGGAGGCGACGCATTACATGGAAAAGAGTTAGTACTTGCGATTTCAACAGGAGGACCAGACTTCTCTTATAAAGCTGGCGGCTACAACCACTATACGATCAGCGAATTGCTTCGTCCGTTCCAAGCGACTTCTAACTTGATCGGAACTCGTTACATCTCGCCATTCGTTTTTCATAGCGCGATTCGTGCGTCAGAAGTAGCGTTAGAACAAAGCGCACAAGAATATGTCACTCACGTTTTAAATCCTGAAATTTAA
- a CDS encoding MarR family winged helix-turn-helix transcriptional regulator: MPEKYLENCLYFTVNKLSRVISKMAEESFRPTGITPTHGFMMMLVNNKPGISQSELAEELHMTPSTITRFVDKLVVKGLAERKVQGKMSHIHPTQAGIEIQTDLEKAWKDLYQTYSDLLGEEEGKALTKATHLAAGQLES; this comes from the coding sequence ATGCCCGAAAAGTATCTAGAAAACTGTTTATATTTTACCGTGAACAAACTTTCTCGCGTGATATCGAAAATGGCTGAGGAATCGTTTAGACCAACTGGCATTACGCCTACTCATGGCTTTATGATGATGCTCGTAAACAACAAACCTGGAATTTCTCAATCGGAATTGGCGGAAGAACTACACATGACACCAAGTACGATTACAAGATTTGTGGATAAGCTTGTTGTTAAGGGACTTGCAGAGCGTAAGGTCCAAGGAAAGATGTCGCACATCCATCCGACACAAGCGGGCATTGAGATTCAAACAGATCTCGAAAAAGCATGGAAAGATCTTTACCAAACATACTCCGATCTTTTAGGAGAAGAAGAAGGAAAAGCACTCACAAAAGCCACACATCTAGCAGCAGGGCAGCTCGAGTCATAA
- a CDS encoding YerC/YecD family TrpR-related protein, giving the protein MQIDKLRGKALDQLFESVLSLKDMEECYRFFDDLCTMNEIQSLAQRLEVARMLREGKTYHKIESETGASTATISRVKRCLNFGNDAYAMVLDRVHEEEEAK; this is encoded by the coding sequence ATGCAAATTGATAAACTACGAGGAAAAGCACTAGATCAGCTTTTTGAATCGGTTTTATCGCTGAAGGATATGGAAGAATGCTATCGATTCTTTGATGATCTTTGTACGATGAACGAGATTCAATCTTTGGCGCAGCGACTTGAAGTAGCGCGCATGCTTCGTGAAGGAAAAACCTATCACAAGATCGAGAGTGAAACAGGAGCGAGCACAGCGACCATCTCACGTGTAAAACGTTGCTTGAATTTTGGAAACGACGCATACGCGATGGTACTCGACCGCGTTCATGAAGAAGAAGAAGCAAAATAA